ACCGCCAGGCCGCGGCGAGGTGCCTCGTAGAGGGCGCGCAGCGCCACGTCACCGATCAGCACCCCCGCGTCGGCCTCCAGCAGCATCTGGGTCAGGTCGGGCGGGCAGCGGAAGTACTCGGGGCGGACGCCGTACCGCTCGCCGAGCAGGAGCTGGGCCAGCAGCACGCCGGTCCGGGAGGTCGACCCGAGCGCCACCCGGCCGCCGTCGAGCTGGTCGAGGGGCTTCGTGGAGACCACGTTGACCGAGAGCACCGGGCCGTCGCTGCCGACCGCCAGGTCCGGCAGGAGCAGCAGCTCGTCGGCGTGCCGCAGGTATTCCACCTGCGAGATCGGTCCGATGTCCAGGTCACCGGCGACCAGCGCGGCGTTCAGCCGATCCGGCGAGTCCTTGTGCAGCTCGACGTCGAGCAGGGCACCGGACCGCATCAGCCCCCAGTAGATCGGCAGGCAGTTCAGGAACTGGATGTGTCCCACCCGGGGACGGGCGATGCGGTCAACCATGACCCGACGGTATCCCCGCCGGGATCGTCGGGCTCAGCGGGAGGCCGCCGGAGTGGCCAACTCCGCACGCCGGGGCCACCGGCCGGCCCGAAATCCGGTTGCCGGCCCGGTGGACGGCGGTAGGCTGTCCCGTCCCCCGCCTGACGGCCGAGGTGTGTAGCACCGCAGCGGACGTCCCGCGCCGACCCGCAGGGTCGGAAACGCGAGCGGCAGCGTTTTTCCCGTGTCGAGGAGTACGTGGATGACCCTGCACGCCCAAGCACAGACCCTGGACGACGAACTCGGCGCCGAACGCGCCCACCTGGACACCTCGCGCGCCGCCCTGCGCCGGATGCGGGAACGCGCCGAGGCCCTCTTCGCCACCGGCGACACGGTCGCCGGGGACGCGTACACCGCCGAGCAGCTGGGCCGGCACATGGCCCGGCGGGTCGCCGAACTCGCCGACGACCCCACCACCCCGCTCTTCTTCGGCCGGCTCGACTTCGGCGGTTCCGCCGACAACCGGCACAGCGGTGCGGCGGATCCCGACGACGAAGTCGTCGGGATCTACCACGTCGGGCGGCGGCACGTCACCGACGAGGCGGGCGAGCCGCTGGTGCTGGACTGGCGGGCCCCGATCTCCCGCTCCTTCTACCGGGCCAGCGCCCGCGACCCGCAGGGCGTCGCCGTCCGCCGCCGGTTCGGGTTCAGCAGCGGCGCGCTGACCAGCTTCGAGGACGAGCACCTGGACCGGGGCGAGGAGCTGGGCACGGCCAGCCGGATCCTCACCGCCGAGATCGAACGCCCCCGCGTCGGCCCGATGCGGGACATCGTCGCCACCATCCAGCCCGAGCAGGACGAGCTGGTCCGGGCCGACCTGGCCGACTCGATCTGCGTCCAGGGGGCACCCGGCACCGGCAAGACGGCCGTCGGGCTGCACCGGGCCGCGTACCTGCTCTATCTGCACCGGGAACGGCTGCGCCGCTCGGGCGTGCTGATCGTCGGGCCGAACCGGGCGTTCCTGTCGTACATCGCGGCGGTGCTGCCGGCGCTGGGCGAGGTCGAGGTCGCGCAGGCGACGGTGGAGGACCTGATCGCCCGGGTGCCGGTCCGGGCCGTCGAGGACCCGGCCGTCGCCACGGTGAAGCACGACGCCCGGATGGCCGAGGTGCTGCGCCGGGCGGTCGACGCGCACATCGGCACGCCGACCGAGCCGATCATGGTGTCGGACGGCTCGTTCCGCTGGCGGATCGGCCTCGACCCGCTGCACCGGGTGGTCGAGGAGACCCGCCGGGAGGGGCTGCCGTACGCGACCGGCCGGGAGCGGGTCCGGGCCCGGGTGGTGGGGCTGCTGCAACGCCAGGCCGAGGCGCGCCGCGCGGAGTCACCCGGCGACCCCTGGCTGCGCCGGATGGGGAAGGCGAAACCGGTCACCGGGTTCCTCGACGCGGTCTGGCCGGCGCTCACCCCGGAGGGGCTGGTGCACACCCTGCTCGGCGACCCCGACGCCCTCGCCGTCGCGGCGGAGGGCCTGCTCACCGCCGACGAGCAGGCGCTGCTCCAGGGCCGCCGGCCGGACGACGACGGCGCGTCCGACGAGCCGGCGGCCGGGCGGCGGGGCGTACCGGCGACCGGGACGAAGCTCGGGCGCACCCCGAAGGCGACCCGGTGGACGGCCGCCGACGCGGTGCTCATCGACGAGGCGGCCGGGCTGCTGGAACGCCCCGCCGGCTTCGGGCACGTGGTGGTCGACGAGGCGCAGGACCTCTCCCCGATGCAGTGCCGGGCCATCGCCCGCCGCAGCGAACACGGCTCGATCACGCTGCTGGGCGACCTGGCCCAGGGCACCGCCCCGTGGGCCGCCCGCGACTGGCGGGAGTCCCTGGCCCACCTGGGCAAGCCGGACGCCGTGGTGGTGCCGCTGAGCATCGGCTTCCGGGTGCCCGCCGCCGTGGTCGCGTTCGCCAACCGGCTGCTGCCGGTGCTCGCCGTCGACGTACCCCCGGCGCAGTCGCTGCGCCACGACGGGACGCTCGACGTGCGTACGGTGGAGGACCTGGTGGCGGCGGCGGTGGCCGAGGTGCGGGCGGCGCTCGCGCACGACGGCTCGGTCGGCGTGATCGCCGCCGACGACACGGTCGACCGGCTCCGCGCGGCACTGCACGCCGCCGGCGTCGAGACCGCGACCGCCGACGAGGTGGAGACCGCCGCGCGGGTCACCGTCGTCCCCGCCACCCTGGTCAAGGGCCTGGAGTACGACCACGTCGTGGTCGTCGAGCCGGCCGCGATCGTGGCGGCGGAACCGCGCGGGCTGCACCGCCTCTATGTGGTGCTGACCCGGGCGGTCTCCCGGCTGTCGGTGCTGCACACCGCGCCGCTGCCCGACCCGCTCGGCTGAGCCGTCAGCGCCGGCTCCGCCGGGCGTGGTGGCCCCGGCTGAGCCGTCAGCGCCAGGTCAGCCGGGCCACCCGGCCCTGCTCGCCGGAGGCCCAGCAGGCACCCGTCGGGGTGCACTCCACCGCGTCGAAGCTGCCGGTGTCGAAGCGTCGCCAGCTCCGGCCGCCGTCCCGGCTGACGTCGCTGCCGGTGGGGCCCACCGCCAGGGCGGTGTCGCCGTGCACCCAGCTCGCGCCGGAGCGGTATTCGCCGGGCGGGACGTCGGCGGCCGTCCAGCTGCGACCGCCGTCGCCGGTGCGCGCCGCACCGTCCGGCGCGCTGGTCGGGGCGGCGAAGTCACCGCCGAGCGCGATGCCGTGCCGGGGATCGCGGAACGCCAGCGAGTAGATGCCGGCGGAGGGGCCGCTCGGCACCGGGGTGTCGGTGACCTGCCAGCTCAGCCCCCGGTCGGCGGTGCGGAACACCCGGGCGGTCGCCCCGCCGCCGGTGGCGAACCAGGCCCGGTCCGGGCCGTGGTCGGCGGTCACCAGGCAGGTGCCGCTGGCGGCGAAGGCGAACTCGCCGGGCAGCGCCGCCGGCATGCCGTCGGTCGGCAGCACCGACCAGGACCGCCCACCGTCGGCGGTGGAGACCAGCCGGAACCGGCCGTCCACCGGGTCCGACAGGGCCAGCCCGTGCCGGTCGTCGAAGAAGGTCAGGCAGTCGTAGAAGGCGGCGTCGTCGCCGTTGCGGAACGTCTCCGTCCAGTGCCGACCGGCGTCGTCGGTGCGGTAGACCCGGGACTCGCCGCCCGGCCCGATCGACAGGACCACCGCCCGACGCGCGTCGAACGCCTCGATGTCGCGGAACTGCAGCGGGATGTCCGTGGCCGGTCCGACCTGCGCCCAGTGCCCGCCACCGTCGACGGTCCGCAGCACGGTGGAGTCGGTGCCGCTGGCCCACGCCACCCGGCCGTCGACCGGGGCGAGCCCCCGCAGCCGGGCGGTGACCCCGGTGTCGGTGAGCTGCCAGTGAGGTGCCGGGTGCCAGGCGGCCCCGGAGCCGGCGACGACGGCGGCGGCCAGGACGAGGGAGGTGAGCGCACGCATCCGCATGGCCGGAACCTACCGGAGATCGGTGCGGGCCGATACCGCTGCCGGCGAGGATGCGGTGTCACCCCGACGTTCTGTCCGATTCCGCCCCGGCGGGCCACGGGACGGTGCCACGATGCCGACAGGGCACGCCGGCGGGGCGCGCCACCGGCGAGAGGGGTCCGCGTGCGTACCGTCGAGCCCGGCACGCCCTGCTGGGCCGACCTGGCCACCCCGGGCCTGGAGGACGCGAAGCGGTTCTATCCGCAGCTCTTCGGCTGGACCGGCCGGGTCTCCGCGCAGCCGCAGGCGGACGGCTACACCGTCTTCCTCAAGGACGGCCGGACGGTCGCCGGGGTGGGACCGCCGGCCACCGAGGACCAGGTGCCGATCTGGTCGACGTACGTGGCCACCGACGACGCCGACCTGGTCGCCACGCGGGTCGAGGCGGCCGGCGGACAGGTGGTGGTCAGCCCGTTCGACGTCCACGACCAGGGGCGGATGGCGGTCCTCGCCGACCCGGCGGGTGCCGTGTTCTGCGTCTGGCAGCCGATGACGATGCGCGGCGCGGAGCTGTTCAACGCCCCCGGCTCGATCTGCTGGACCGAGCTGGTCAGCCCCGACCCGGAGGGGGCGAAGGAGTTCTATGCGCTGGTCTTCGGCTGGCAGGCGGAGGAGCAGCCGGTCGGGCCGGTCACCTACACCGGCTGGCGGTGCGGGGCGCGGATCGTGGCCGGCATGACGCCGCCGCTGGCGGAGCTGCCGGCGGACCTGCCGGCCTACTGGACGGTCTACTTCGCGGTCGAGGACGCCGACGCGACGGCCGCCCGCGCCGCCGAGCTGGGCGGCACCATCCTCGTCCCGCCGTACGACAACCCGGCCGGTCGGACCGCCGCCCTGCGCGACCCCCAGGGCGCCCTCTTCTCCGTCACCGCCCTGGCCTGACCCGCGGGCCGGTCACCTCACCGGGGACGGACGGGGACGACGAGCGGACCGTGCTCGCCCGGGATGACGCGCAGGTGGGCGCGGTAGTGCTCGGCCAGCAGCGGTTCGGTGAGCACCTCGTGGGGTGGGCCGCTGGCGGCGACCCGGCCGTCGGCGAGCAGCACCATCCGGTCGGCGTACTCACCGGCGACGGAGAGGTCGTGCATGGTGGCGAGCACGGTCAGGCCGTGCTCCCGGCGGAGCTGGTCGACCAGTTCCAGCACCTCCTGCTGGTGGCCGATGTCCAGCGCGCTGGTCGGCTCGTCGAGCAGCAGCAGGGTGGCGCCCTGGGCCAGCGCCCGGGCCAGGAAGACCCGCTGCCGCTCCCCGCCGGAGAGGGTGGCCAGCTCCCGGTGCCCGAACCCGCCGAGGTCCAGCCGGTCCAGCACCTCGTGCACGGCGGCCAGGTCGGCGGCCGACTCCCGACCCAGCGGCGGGATGTACGGGGTCCGGCCGAGCAGCACGTAGTCGAGCACCGACATGCCGGCCGGCACCACCGGGGACTGCGCGACGGTGGCGACGACCCGGGCCCGGTCACGGCGGCGGAGCGCCTTCAGCGGCGTACCGAAGAGGGCGATCGCGCCCGGCGCGGGCAGCAGGCCGCCGACGGCGCGCAGCAGGGTCGACTTGCCGGCGCCGTTCGGGCCGATCACGGTCACCCACTCACCGGCCGCCACGGTCAGGTCGACGCCGGCCAGGATCGGCGCGCCGCCCAGCCGGACGTGCAGGTCCCGCACCTCGACGGCGGGCGGGTCGACCGGGCCGGGCGACCGGGGGGTCACGTCAGCACCCGGCGGGCGGTCCGCAGGACCAGCACGAAGAACGGGCCGCCGAGCAGGGCGGTGACCACGCCGATCGGGATCTCGGCCGGGGCGGCGGCGGTCCGGGCGACCACGTCGGTCAGCGCCAGGAAGGCCCCGCCGAAGAGCATCGACAGCGGCAGGATCACCCGGTAGCTGGAACCGGCGAGCAGCCGTACGGTGTGCGGCACGATGATCCCGACGAAGCCGATCAGGCCGGAGGCGGAGACGGCGGCGGCGGTGCCCAGCGAGGCGGCGGCCACCAGCAGCCAGCGGGAACGCTGCGGGTGCAGGCCGAGGCTGACGGCCTCGTCGTCGCCGACGGAGAGCACGTCGAGTTCCCGCCGGTGCAGCAGCACCACGATCGCGGTGACCAGGAAGTAGGGCAGCACCAGCCGGACGTCGGCCCAGCCGGCGGTGGAGAGCCGGCCGAGCAGCCAGGAGTAGACCGGCTGGATGCTGTCGGCGTGCCGTTGCAGCAGGTAGGTCTGCCCGGCGGCGAAGAACGCCGACACCGCCACCCCGGCCAGGACCAGGGTGGCCGGGGACCGGTCCCGCCCGCCGGCCGCGCCGAGCAGGTACGTCAGGGCGACCGCCACGAGCGAGCCGACGAAGGCGGCGAGGGGGATGGTGACCGGCAGCCCGCTGATCGCCCCGCCCGCCCCCGCGCCGAGCGCGATCACCGCGGTCACCGCCAGCCCGGCACCGGCCGCCACCCCCAGCAGGTACGGCTCGGCCAGCGGGTTGCGGAACACGCCCTGGTAGCAGCCGCCGGCCAGGGCGAGCAGCCCGCCGACGAGCAGGCCGAGCACCACCCGGGGCAGCCGCAGCTCGGTGACGATGGCGATCTCGCGTTCGCTGAGCCCGCTGTCCAGGTGCACCCCGGGCAGCAGGTTGAGCAGTTCGGCGGCGACGCTGCCGGGCGGCAGGCTGACCGGTCCGAGGGAGACCCCGGCGACGAGCGCGACGAGCACCGCGACGATCCCGGCGGCCAGCCAGCGCTTGCGCAGGCCGGCCGGTCGGGGCGTACCGCCGGTGGCCGGCGCGGCGACGGACCGGGCCGGACGCGGGCGGCCCGGTCCGGACGCGGGCACGCCGGTCGGCCGGGACGCATCGGGCGTCCCGGCCGGCCGGTCGACGGGTGGTCGCACGGTCACCGACGGGTCACGCGGGTACCTTGGCGGTGGCGTCGACGATCGCCTTGAGCAGGTCGACGACGCGCGGGCCCCAGCGCGAGGCGATGTCGTCGTCGAGGGCGACGACCTGGTTGTTCTTCACCGCGGTGACGCCGGCCCAGCCGCTGCGCGCCTTGACGGTGTCGGAGGTCTGCTTGCAGCACTTGGTGTCGGCCAGGAAGACGAAGTCCGGGTTGGCCTTGACGATGATCTCCTGGGAGAGCTGCGGATAGCCGCCGTTCTTGCCGTCCGCGTCGGAGGCGTCGGCGATGTTCTCCAGCCCGGCGAGGGCGTAGATCGAGCCGATGAAGGTCTTGCTGGTGGCGCTGTACAGCTCCGGGCCCAGCTCGTGGTAGTAGGTGAGCTTCTTCGCCCGCTTCGGCAGGTCCTTGGTCAGCTCGGTGATGCGGTCCTTCATCTTCGTGGTGACGTCGGCCGCCTCCGCCGGGTGGCCGGTGAGCGCGCCCAGGTCGGTGATCTGCTGGTAGCTGTCGTCGAGGGTGGCCGCCGCCGGGGTGAGCAGCACCGGGATCTTCAGCGTGGTGAGCTGGTCGACGATCTTGTTGGTGTCGTTGGAGAGCACCACCAGGTCGGGGCTCTTGCCGGCGATCGCCTCGGCGTTCGGCTGGAAGCCGGACAGGTCGCTCTTCGGCGCGTCGGCCGGGTAGTTCGACTGGTCGTCGACGGCGGTGACCTGCTTGCCGGCACCGATGGCGAAGAGCATCTCGGTCGCCGTCGGCGAGAGCGAGACGATCTTCTCGGGGCGCTTGTCGAGGGTCAGCTTGCCGACGGTGACCGGGAAGGCGGCGGCCGCCGAGCTGCTGCCGGCGGCGGGGGTGTCGGTCGAGGTCTTCTCGGCGCAGGCGCCGAGGGCCAGCGCGGCCACCGCGAGGGTCGCGGCGAAGAGCCGGGGGGTACGTCTGGACATGGGTCCTCCTGTCGGTCGAGGAGCGTGGTGCTTCGCCGACAGGGACCGCCTCCGCGTGCCCGTCCGCGAGGCGCCCTTCCTCGAAGGCGCGTGTCGCGACCGGCCGCAGGCGACCTGGCTCGTCCCCACACACGTCGGCGTCGGCCGGAGCCGACGCCGTGCGGGGCATCACAGTTGCGGGACAGCGCCGGTTTCACACCGGCTTCGCTGCGGACTGGTCGGTGTCACGGTAGCGCACGACCAGCGGAGATCGTCCGGACGGGAGGGGTGGGTGGGGCCCCTACGACGGGGGTTGGTTCGGGGCCCCACCCGGAATCAGGTCGGTGGGTCAGCAGTAGGTGCTCTGCTTGCCGATCGCCCGGTACGGGCAGTCGGCGTACTCGGAGAGCAGCAGGACGGCCTCCTTGTTGCGGGCGGTCTGCGTCGGGATCACCTCGTCGGGCGGGTAGAAGCCGCCGCCGGAGGACGACCCGGGATACATCTCGAAGGTGTACGCCCAGATCTTGTGGGCGTACCACATCCAGTCGATGCTGGTGCCGTCGGCGATGTAGAGGTCGCTGGACTGTTCCGGGGTGTAGCCGTTGCTGCTCGCCATCTGCTGGCCGATGGTGGCGAAGGTGTTGTACTGGTCGGCGTTCATCCCGGTGGCGGTGTTCGCGGTGGTGTAGCCGTACGGCCAGAGCACCAGCTGCGAGTAGGTGTGGAAGTCGATGTTGGCCTTGATCTGCTGCACCCCGCCGACCACCCGGCTGTTGACGAAGTTGCGCAGCGCCTGGGTTTCCGGCGCGGAGAAGGCGGACGGGCCCCGGTAGGTGAGCGACGAGGTCGAGCCGGACGAGCCGCCGCAGCAGCCCCACTGGTAGCCCCAGTTCCGGTTCAGGTCGGTGCCGACGTACGAGGAGCCGCTGTTGGGCTGCCGGTTCTTCCGCCAGGACCGGTACGACCCGGTGGCGATGTCGTACTCGCTGCCGTCCGGGTTGAGGGTGGGGACGATCCAGATCTCCCGCGAGTTGACGACGTTGGTGATCCGGGAGTCGGTGCCGTAGCTGCCGGTGAAGAGGTTGAGCAGATAGATCGCCATCTCGACGGTCAGGTGCTCGCGGGCGTGCTGCTGGGCGTTGAAGAGGATCTCCGGCTCGTTCTCGTCGGTGCCGACGTTGTCGGAGATCTTCACCGCCATCAGGTCCCGGCCCTCGTAGGAGCGGCCGATGCTGATCTTCCGCGCGATGGCCGGGTGGGCGGCGACCACCTGGTTCACCACGGCGGTCAGCTCGGCGTAGTCGTGGTAGTTGGAGTCGGCCGGCGGGAAGGCGTACGTGCCGACCTGGCCGGAGGGCGCGGGGGTGGTGTCGCGTTCCAGCCGGAAGCCGAGCCGGGTGATCGCCGCCGCCTCGGCGCGGGTGGCCGAGACGTACAGCCGGCCGTCCTCGACCAGGTCGATCGCGGCGCCGGTGCGCGCGACGGCGTCCCGGTCGGCGAGGGTGCGGGGGCCGACCACCTGGTAGGCGACCGCGTCGGGGGTGGCGCGTTCCGGGGCCGGCCGCGCGGCGGCCGGGCCGGTGACGAGGGTGACGAGGGTCAGGCCGGCGGCGGCGACGAGCGCCACTCGGCGGCGGAGCGATGACGTGCGGAGGGCCATGGATTCCTCCTCGGGGTACGTCACATGTTCATATCAACATCCATCGTTGGAGTGCGTCATCCCGACCGGATCCTCACTCCGGCAATGATTTTCCATGCGTTGACCTCTGGCGAAACTTCCTTCCAGGCGCGACAGTGAACGGCAACGATGTCGTCCTCCTGTGGAGCTGCCATGGTCAAGACATCCCTGCGCGCGACCGCCGTCGCCGGCCTCGCCGCGCTCACCCTCCTCGGCCCCACCGCACCCGCCTCGGCCGGCCGCCCCACGTCCGGCGGCACCACCGTCACCCACGACGAACAGGTCACCTGGCAGGGCTGGTCCGGCACCGGCTGGTCCGCCGGCACCGGCGCCGGCACCACGGCCACCGCCGCCGGCCTCACCCTGGCCACCCCGGTCGGCACCACCGTCTACCGGGACCCGCACACCGGCACCCGGCGCACCTGGGCGTACGGGACCTGGACCGCGCCGGTCACCGAGGTCGGCTTCGGCGCGACCGAACTGGTCGCCTCGTGGAACGCCGACACCCCGGCCGGCACCTGGCTCCAGGTCGAGGTCCAGGGCACCTACACCACCGGCAGCCGGACCCCCTGGTACGTGCTGGGCCGCTGGGCCTCCGGCGACGCCGACATCAAACGGACCAGCGTCGACAAGCAGACCGACAAGACCTCCAGCGTCTGGACCGACACCCTCGCGATCGACAACCCGGCCGCCGGGACGCTGCTCCGGGCGCACCAGCTCCGGGTGACCCTCTACCGGGACCCGGCGTCCACCGTCTCCCCCGTGCTCCGCTCGATGGGCGCGATGAGCTCGAACGTCCCGGACCGGTTCACCGTCGCGCCGAGCACCGGTGGCACCGCCTGGGGCACCGAACTGGCCGTGCCGCGCTACTCCCAGGAGATCCACGCCGGCCAGTACCCCGAGTACGACGGCGGCGGCGAGGCCTGGTGCTCACCGACCTCCACCGAGATGCTGGTCGAGTACTGGGGTCGGAAGCCCTCCACGGCCGACACCGCCTGGGTGAACCCGGCCTACGCGGACCCGACCGTCGACCACGCCGCCCGGATGACCTACGACTACCAGTACCAGGGCGCCGGTAACTGGCCGTTCAACACCGCGTACGCGGCCACCTTCCCGGGACTGGAGGGCAAGGTCACCCGGCTGCACTCGCTGGCCGAGCTGGAGTACTTCATCGCCGCCGGCATCCCGGTGGCGACCAGCGTGTCCTTCCTCGCCAGTGAGCTGGACGGGGCGGGCTACGGCACCTCCGGGCACCTGATGACGGTGATCGGCTTCACCGCCACCGGGGACGTGATCGCCAACGACCCCGCCTCGCCGACCGACGCCGCCGTCCGGCACGTGTACAAGCGGGACCAGTTCGAGCAGATCTGGCTCCGGACCAAGCGGACCACCGCCAGCGGCGGCACCGGCAGCGGCTCCGGCGGCATCGTCTATCTGATCAAGCCGACCACGGTGGCCTGGCCGTCCGTGGCCGGCTCGACCAACTGGTGAGCCACCCCTTCACACCCCACGGAGATCCCATGGTCAGACCAGCCCTGCGCACGGTCGCCCTCGTCGGCGTCGCCGCGCTCGCCCTGCTCGGCACGGCGGTCCCCGCCCAGGCCGACAACAACCTGCCGGTCGTCGCGCACGACGAGCAGATCACCTTCCAGGAGTTCTCCAGGTACCCGGACTGGCGGGGCGGCACCCACCAGGGCACGTACGCCGTCCCCGGGCACCGCGCCGGGATCACCATCGGCGAACCGGTCGGCACCATCGCGTTCACCGACGAGCACACCGGGGCGACCCGCACCTGGGAGTACGCCACCTGGACCTCCCCCGAGCAGCAGATCGGCTTCGACGCCACGGAACTGGTCTCCTCGTGGAACGCCGAGACCCCGACCGGCACCTGGATCCAGGTCGAGCTGCACGGCACCTACAACACCGGGGCACAGACCCCGTGGTACGTGATGGGTCGCTGGGCCTCCGGCGACCAGGACATCAAGCGGGCCACCCTGGACGGTCAGGGCGACCCGTGGTCGAGCATCTGGACCGACACCTTCTCGATCGACGACGCGAAGGCGGGCGTGCTGCTGCGGTCGTACCAGCTGCGGCTCACCCTCTACCGGGCGCCCGGGCAGACCGCCTCGCCCGTGGTCCGGATGCTCGGCGCGATGGCCTCCAACGTGCCGGACCGGTTCACCGTCACCCCGAGCAAGGGCGGCATCGCCTGGGGCACCGAGCTGCCCGTGCCGCGCTACTCGCAGAACATCCACAAGGGCCAGTACCCCGAGTACGACAACGGCGGCGAGGCCTGGTGCTCACCGACCTCCACCGAGATGGTCGTCGAGTACTGGGGCCGGAAGCCCTCCGCCGAGGAGACCGCCTGGGTCGACCCGACCTACGCCGACCCGACCGTCGACCACGCCGCCCGGATGACCTACGACTACGAGTACGAAGGTGCCGGCAACTGGCCCTTCAACACCGCGTACGCGGCCAGCTTCCCGGGCCTGGACGCGCGGGTCACCCGGCTGCACTCGCTGGACGAGGTGGAACGTTTCATCAAGGCCGGCATCCCGGTGGTCACCTCGCAGTCCTTCCTCGCCAGCGAGCTGGACGGGGCGAACTACGG
This genomic interval from Micromonospora sp. CCTCC AA 2012012 contains the following:
- a CDS encoding HelD family protein encodes the protein MTLHAQAQTLDDELGAERAHLDTSRAALRRMRERAEALFATGDTVAGDAYTAEQLGRHMARRVAELADDPTTPLFFGRLDFGGSADNRHSGAADPDDEVVGIYHVGRRHVTDEAGEPLVLDWRAPISRSFYRASARDPQGVAVRRRFGFSSGALTSFEDEHLDRGEELGTASRILTAEIERPRVGPMRDIVATIQPEQDELVRADLADSICVQGAPGTGKTAVGLHRAAYLLYLHRERLRRSGVLIVGPNRAFLSYIAAVLPALGEVEVAQATVEDLIARVPVRAVEDPAVATVKHDARMAEVLRRAVDAHIGTPTEPIMVSDGSFRWRIGLDPLHRVVEETRREGLPYATGRERVRARVVGLLQRQAEARRAESPGDPWLRRMGKAKPVTGFLDAVWPALTPEGLVHTLLGDPDALAVAAEGLLTADEQALLQGRRPDDDGASDEPAAGRRGVPATGTKLGRTPKATRWTAADAVLIDEAAGLLERPAGFGHVVVDEAQDLSPMQCRAIARRSEHGSITLLGDLAQGTAPWAARDWRESLAHLGKPDAVVVPLSIGFRVPAAVVAFANRLLPVLAVDVPPAQSLRHDGTLDVRTVEDLVAAAVAEVRAALAHDGSVGVIAADDTVDRLRAALHAAGVETATADEVETAARVTVVPATLVKGLEYDHVVVVEPAAIVAAEPRGLHRLYVVLTRAVSRLSVLHTAPLPDPLG
- a CDS encoding ABC transporter ATP-binding protein, whose product is MTPRSPGPVDPPAVEVRDLHVRLGGAPILAGVDLTVAAGEWVTVIGPNGAGKSTLLRAVGGLLPAPGAIALFGTPLKALRRRDRARVVATVAQSPVVPAGMSVLDYVLLGRTPYIPPLGRESAADLAAVHEVLDRLDLGGFGHRELATLSGGERQRVFLARALAQGATLLLLDEPTSALDIGHQQEVLELVDQLRREHGLTVLATMHDLSVAGEYADRMVLLADGRVAASGPPHEVLTEPLLAEHYRAHLRVIPGEHGPLVVPVRPR
- a CDS encoding FecCD family ABC transporter permease, with amino-acid sequence MRKRWLAAGIVAVLVALVAGVSLGPVSLPPGSVAAELLNLLPGVHLDSGLSEREIAIVTELRLPRVVLGLLVGGLLALAGGCYQGVFRNPLAEPYLLGVAAGAGLAVTAVIALGAGAGGAISGLPVTIPLAAFVGSLVAVALTYLLGAAGGRDRSPATLVLAGVAVSAFFAAGQTYLLQRHADSIQPVYSWLLGRLSTAGWADVRLVLPYFLVTAIVVLLHRRELDVLSVGDDEAVSLGLHPQRSRWLLVAAASLGTAAAVSASGLIGFVGIIVPHTVRLLAGSSYRVILPLSMLFGGAFLALTDVVARTAAAPAEIPIGVVTALLGGPFFVLVLRTARRVLT
- a CDS encoding C39 family peptidase: MVKTSLRATAVAGLAALTLLGPTAPASAGRPTSGGTTVTHDEQVTWQGWSGTGWSAGTGAGTTATAAGLTLATPVGTTVYRDPHTGTRRTWAYGTWTAPVTEVGFGATELVASWNADTPAGTWLQVEVQGTYTTGSRTPWYVLGRWASGDADIKRTSVDKQTDKTSSVWTDTLAIDNPAAGTLLRAHQLRVTLYRDPASTVSPVLRSMGAMSSNVPDRFTVAPSTGGTAWGTELAVPRYSQEIHAGQYPEYDGGGEAWCSPTSTEMLVEYWGRKPSTADTAWVNPAYADPTVDHAARMTYDYQYQGAGNWPFNTAYAATFPGLEGKVTRLHSLAELEYFIAAGIPVATSVSFLASELDGAGYGTSGHLMTVIGFTATGDVIANDPASPTDAAVRHVYKRDQFEQIWLRTKRTTASGGTGSGSGGIVYLIKPTTVAWPSVAGSTNW
- a CDS encoding C39 family peptidase — encoded protein: MVRPALRTVALVGVAALALLGTAVPAQADNNLPVVAHDEQITFQEFSRYPDWRGGTHQGTYAVPGHRAGITIGEPVGTIAFTDEHTGATRTWEYATWTSPEQQIGFDATELVSSWNAETPTGTWIQVELHGTYNTGAQTPWYVMGRWASGDQDIKRATLDGQGDPWSSIWTDTFSIDDAKAGVLLRSYQLRLTLYRAPGQTASPVVRMLGAMASNVPDRFTVTPSKGGIAWGTELPVPRYSQNIHKGQYPEYDNGGEAWCSPTSTEMVVEYWGRKPSAEETAWVDPTYADPTVDHAARMTYDYEYEGAGNWPFNTAYAASFPGLDARVTRLHSLDEVERFIKAGIPVVTSQSFLASELDGANYGTAGHLFVVVGFTADGDVIVNDPASSSDAEVRNVYKRSQFEQIWLRTKRHRANGSVAGGSGGIAYLIKPADRPWPVIPGSTNW
- a CDS encoding VOC family protein; the encoded protein is MRTVEPGTPCWADLATPGLEDAKRFYPQLFGWTGRVSAQPQADGYTVFLKDGRTVAGVGPPATEDQVPIWSTYVATDDADLVATRVEAAGGQVVVSPFDVHDQGRMAVLADPAGAVFCVWQPMTMRGAELFNAPGSICWTELVSPDPEGAKEFYALVFGWQAEEQPVGPVTYTGWRCGARIVAGMTPPLAELPADLPAYWTVYFAVEDADATAARAAELGGTILVPPYDNPAGRTAALRDPQGALFSVTALA
- a CDS encoding menaquinone biosynthetic enzyme MqnA/MqnD family protein is translated as MVDRIARPRVGHIQFLNCLPIYWGLMRSGALLDVELHKDSPDRLNAALVAGDLDIGPISQVEYLRHADELLLLPDLAVGSDGPVLSVNVVSTKPLDQLDGGRVALGSTSRTGVLLAQLLLGERYGVRPEYFRCPPDLTQMLLEADAGVLIGDVALRALYEAPRRGLAVTDLGQAWREWTGLPMVFAVWAVRRDFAAAHPGVVKEVHEAFLRSRDLCLAELDQVAAAAARWEPFDAATLATYFRTLDFSLGERQVAGLREFARRAAALGETPALPEGGPEFFAG
- a CDS encoding ABC transporter substrate-binding protein; the protein is MSRRTPRLFAATLAVAALALGACAEKTSTDTPAAGSSSAAAAFPVTVGKLTLDKRPEKIVSLSPTATEMLFAIGAGKQVTAVDDQSNYPADAPKSDLSGFQPNAEAIAGKSPDLVVLSNDTNKIVDQLTTLKIPVLLTPAAATLDDSYQQITDLGALTGHPAEAADVTTKMKDRITELTKDLPKRAKKLTYYHELGPELYSATSKTFIGSIYALAGLENIADASDADGKNGGYPQLSQEIIVKANPDFVFLADTKCCKQTSDTVKARSGWAGVTAVKNNQVVALDDDIASRWGPRVVDLLKAIVDATAKVPA
- a CDS encoding WD40/YVTN/BNR-like repeat-containing protein — protein: MRMRALTSLVLAAAVVAGSGAAWHPAPHWQLTDTGVTARLRGLAPVDGRVAWASGTDSTVLRTVDGGGHWAQVGPATDIPLQFRDIEAFDARRAVVLSIGPGGESRVYRTDDAGRHWTETFRNGDDAAFYDCLTFFDDRHGLALSDPVDGRFRLVSTADGGRSWSVLPTDGMPAALPGEFAFAASGTCLVTADHGPDRAWFATGGGATARVFRTADRGLSWQVTDTPVPSGPSAGIYSLAFRDPRHGIALGGDFAAPTSAPDGAARTGDGGRSWTAADVPPGEYRSGASWVHGDTALAVGPTGSDVSRDGGRSWRRFDTGSFDAVECTPTGACWASGEQGRVARLTWR